The proteins below are encoded in one region of Plutella xylostella chromosome Z, ilPluXylo3.1, whole genome shotgun sequence:
- the LOC105381346 gene encoding galactosylgalactosylxylosylprotein 3-beta-glucuronosyltransferase S isoform X3, which yields MHVPGLHWVVANDHDACDPRVHSILQRSGLPFTHISSPKPPQLNLLRLMPRGVTNRRAALRWITSEPRQGVLYFGDDDNSVDLDLFDEIRKTRKLSMFPVGLISEYGVSSPVLQGGKVIGFFDSWPGARRFAVDMAGFAVNLQHLAPAAAMPYKAGFEEDGFLKSNGFTLEDVEPLADNCTRVLVWHTRSVIPKKKQLKVHLDSDRLDKFDNLRTLLTTVRDMNMAGLSPDQGISPSVYNNRFSEGLA from the exons ATGCATGTACCTGGGCTGCACTGGGTTGTGGCTAATGATCATGATGCCTGTGATCCCAGGGTCCACTCCATCTTGCA GCGTTCCGGTCTCCCGTTCACGCACATCTCGTCTCCGAAGCCGCCGCAGCTGAACCTGCTGCGCCTCATGCCTCGCGGGGTCACCaaccgccgcgccgcgctccGCTGGATCACCAGCGAGCCCCGGCAGGGCGTGCTCTACTTCGGAGACGATGATAACTCCGTCGATCTGGACTTGTTTGATGAGATCAG GAAGACGCGCAagctgtccatgttcccggtGGGGCTGATCTCGGAGTACGGAGTGTCGTCGCCGGTGCTGCAGGGAGGGAAG GTGATAGGTTTCTTCGACTCGTGGCCGGGCGCGCGCCGCTTCGCCGTGGACATGGCGGGGTTCGCGGTGAATCTCCAGCACCTGGCGCCGGCCGCCGCGATGCCGTACAAGGCGGGGTTTGAAGAGGACGGGTTCCTCAAGAGCAACGGGTTCACGTTGGAGGATGTGGAGCCGCTCGCTGATAATTGTACTAGG GTGCTAGTGTGGCACACTCGCAGCGTGATCCCCAAGAAGAAGCAACTAAAGGTGCACTTAGACTCCGACCGACTGGACAAGTTCGACAATCTGCGCACTCTGCTCACCACCGTGCGTGACATGAACATGGCGGGCCTCAGCCCCGACCAGGGCATCTCGCCGTCCGTCTATAACAACAGGTTCAGCGAAGGACTGGCCTAA
- the LOC105381346 gene encoding galactosylgalactosylxylosylprotein 3-beta-glucuronosyltransferase S isoform X1 → MKSVHVLPLPFYKTLFVLLCVALVICLWNEFDLGLGVDVDEDLVLSKLDNVTEAATTHKVCNVNLVDRRAHLGSPPHRNLTVIYYVTPTYPRPNQVPELTRLSHSLMHVPGLHWVVANDHDACDPRVHSILQRSGLPFTHISSPKPPQLNLLRLMPRGVTNRRAALRWITSEPRQGVLYFGDDDNSVDLDLFDEIRKTRKLSMFPVGLISEYGVSSPVLQGGKVIGFFDSWPGARRFAVDMAGFAVNLQHLAPAAAMPYKAGFEEDGFLKSNGFTLEDVEPLADNCTRVLVWHTRSVIPKKKQLKVHLDSDRLDKFDNLRTLLTTVRDMNMAGLSPDQGISPSVYNNRFSEGLA, encoded by the exons CTTAGGCGTAGATGTAGACGAAGACTTAGTATTGAGCAAATTAGATAATGT CACGGAAGCGGCCACGACACACAAAGTATGCAATGTGAACTTGGTTGACCGGCGCGCACACCTTGGGTCTCCTCCACACCGCAACCTGACAGTGATATACTATGTGACTCCAACATACCCCCGGCCCAACCAGGTGCCTGAGCTGACACGTCTGTCTCACTCGCTGATGCATGTACCTGGGCTGCACTGGGTTGTGGCTAATGATCATGATGCCTGTGATCCCAGGGTCCACTCCATCTTGCA GCGTTCCGGTCTCCCGTTCACGCACATCTCGTCTCCGAAGCCGCCGCAGCTGAACCTGCTGCGCCTCATGCCTCGCGGGGTCACCaaccgccgcgccgcgctccGCTGGATCACCAGCGAGCCCCGGCAGGGCGTGCTCTACTTCGGAGACGATGATAACTCCGTCGATCTGGACTTGTTTGATGAGATCAG GAAGACGCGCAagctgtccatgttcccggtGGGGCTGATCTCGGAGTACGGAGTGTCGTCGCCGGTGCTGCAGGGAGGGAAG GTGATAGGTTTCTTCGACTCGTGGCCGGGCGCGCGCCGCTTCGCCGTGGACATGGCGGGGTTCGCGGTGAATCTCCAGCACCTGGCGCCGGCCGCCGCGATGCCGTACAAGGCGGGGTTTGAAGAGGACGGGTTCCTCAAGAGCAACGGGTTCACGTTGGAGGATGTGGAGCCGCTCGCTGATAATTGTACTAGG GTGCTAGTGTGGCACACTCGCAGCGTGATCCCCAAGAAGAAGCAACTAAAGGTGCACTTAGACTCCGACCGACTGGACAAGTTCGACAATCTGCGCACTCTGCTCACCACCGTGCGTGACATGAACATGGCGGGCCTCAGCCCCGACCAGGGCATCTCGCCGTCCGTCTATAACAACAGGTTCAGCGAAGGACTGGCCTAA
- the LOC105381293 gene encoding L-galactose dehydrogenase, translating into MRYNELGHTGMKVSHIGMGGAAFSNIYGSHDEQRGIELIRDGLRYGINYLETGPWYGQGSSERTYGKALQGIRRDTYYIAGKIGRYELDAAHMFDFSAEKTEAAVDQTLELLGLEYLDLIQIHDPTFAPDISVILNETLPALQRVVRAGKARFIGIADYDIDLMREIIDESEVKVSTVLSYAKSTMIDNRLQNYTKYFLTHGVGVINAAATGMGLLTSSGPQPWHPASDDVKALCRQASEYCKSQNVELARLATYFSLSQPGIATNICGFYDQQQLMDTLYVMHDGLSEVEERVLQEVQTKYFDKMLMHWDHVELPRYRQALEQAHCTST; encoded by the exons atgcGCTACAACGAGCTCGGCCACACCGGCATGAAAGTGTCACATATCGGGATGGGGGGCGCTGCATTCAGCAACATCTATGG GAGTCACGACGAGCAGCGCGGCATCGAGCTGATCCGCGACGGGCTCCGCTACGGCATCAACTACCTGGAGACCGGCCCCTGGTACGGGCAGGGCAGCTCCGAACGGACCTATGGAaag GCGCTGCAGGGCATCCGTCGCGACACGTACTACATCGCGGGGAAGATCGGCCGCTACGAGCTGGACGCCGCCCACATGTTCGACTTCTCCGCCGAGAAGACCGAAGCCGCCGTGGACCAGACGCTCGAGCTGCTGGGGCTGGAGTATCTGGACCTGATCCAG ATCCACGACCCGACCTTCGCCCCGGACATCTCGGTGATCCTGAACGAGACGCTGCCGGCCCTGCAGCGCGTGGTGCGCGCCGGCAAGGCCCGCTTCATCGGCATCGCCGACTACGACATCGATCTTATGCGCGAGATCATCGACGAGTCGGAGGTCAAGGTGTCCACCGTGCTGTCCTACGCCAAGTCTACCATGATCGACAACCGTCTGCAGAATTACACTAAGTACTTTCTG ACTCACGGAGTGGGGGTGATCAACGCGGCGGCGACGGGCATGGGTCTGCTGACCAGCTCGGGCCCGCAGCCGTGGCACCCGGCCAGCGACGACGTCAAGGCCCTCTGCCGCCAAGCCTCGGAGTATTGCAAG TCCCAGAACGTGGAGCTGGCCCGCCTGGCCACCTACTTCTCGCTGAGCCAGCCCGGCATCGCCACCAACATCTGCGGCTTCTACGACCAGCAGCAGCTCatggacaccctgtatgtgaTGCACGACGGCCTCAGCGAGGTCGAGGAGAGGGTGCTCCAGGAGGTGCAGACCAA GTATTTTGACAAGATGCTGATGCATTGGGACCACGTAGAGCTCCCTCGCTACAGGCAGGCGCTGGAGCAGGCCCACTGCACCTCCACATAA
- the LOC105381346 gene encoding galactosylgalactosylxylosylprotein 3-beta-glucuronosyltransferase S isoform X2, protein MKSVHVLPLPFYKTLFVLLCVALVICLWNEFDLGTEAATTHKVCNVNLVDRRAHLGSPPHRNLTVIYYVTPTYPRPNQVPELTRLSHSLMHVPGLHWVVANDHDACDPRVHSILQRSGLPFTHISSPKPPQLNLLRLMPRGVTNRRAALRWITSEPRQGVLYFGDDDNSVDLDLFDEIRKTRKLSMFPVGLISEYGVSSPVLQGGKVIGFFDSWPGARRFAVDMAGFAVNLQHLAPAAAMPYKAGFEEDGFLKSNGFTLEDVEPLADNCTRVLVWHTRSVIPKKKQLKVHLDSDRLDKFDNLRTLLTTVRDMNMAGLSPDQGISPSVYNNRFSEGLA, encoded by the exons CACGGAAGCGGCCACGACACACAAAGTATGCAATGTGAACTTGGTTGACCGGCGCGCACACCTTGGGTCTCCTCCACACCGCAACCTGACAGTGATATACTATGTGACTCCAACATACCCCCGGCCCAACCAGGTGCCTGAGCTGACACGTCTGTCTCACTCGCTGATGCATGTACCTGGGCTGCACTGGGTTGTGGCTAATGATCATGATGCCTGTGATCCCAGGGTCCACTCCATCTTGCA GCGTTCCGGTCTCCCGTTCACGCACATCTCGTCTCCGAAGCCGCCGCAGCTGAACCTGCTGCGCCTCATGCCTCGCGGGGTCACCaaccgccgcgccgcgctccGCTGGATCACCAGCGAGCCCCGGCAGGGCGTGCTCTACTTCGGAGACGATGATAACTCCGTCGATCTGGACTTGTTTGATGAGATCAG GAAGACGCGCAagctgtccatgttcccggtGGGGCTGATCTCGGAGTACGGAGTGTCGTCGCCGGTGCTGCAGGGAGGGAAG GTGATAGGTTTCTTCGACTCGTGGCCGGGCGCGCGCCGCTTCGCCGTGGACATGGCGGGGTTCGCGGTGAATCTCCAGCACCTGGCGCCGGCCGCCGCGATGCCGTACAAGGCGGGGTTTGAAGAGGACGGGTTCCTCAAGAGCAACGGGTTCACGTTGGAGGATGTGGAGCCGCTCGCTGATAATTGTACTAGG GTGCTAGTGTGGCACACTCGCAGCGTGATCCCCAAGAAGAAGCAACTAAAGGTGCACTTAGACTCCGACCGACTGGACAAGTTCGACAATCTGCGCACTCTGCTCACCACCGTGCGTGACATGAACATGGCGGGCCTCAGCCCCGACCAGGGCATCTCGCCGTCCGTCTATAACAACAGGTTCAGCGAAGGACTGGCCTAA